The Rhodopirellula bahusiensis genome window below encodes:
- a CDS encoding BON domain-containing protein — protein MHSITPADHTATLSGAPTGFSDSANDRVSEIRSTAAIQALAESKVAELRFLRVDESENEICLTGRVRSFYHKQLAQEAIRPVAAGRQVVNRVDVCMGS, from the coding sequence ATGCATTCGATCACGCCAGCCGACCACACCGCCACTCTCTCCGGTGCACCAACCGGTTTCTCCGATTCTGCCAACGATCGTGTTTCGGAAATCCGAAGCACCGCCGCGATCCAAGCACTTGCTGAAAGCAAGGTTGCTGAGCTGCGGTTTCTTCGGGTCGACGAAAGCGAAAACGAAATTTGCTTGACCGGCCGCGTTCGCAGCTTCTATCACAAGCAACTGGCTCAAGAAGCCATCCGCCCCGTCGCCGCGGGACGCCAAGTCGTCAACCGCGTCGATGTCTGCATGGGCTCCTGA
- a CDS encoding flagellar hook-basal body protein yields the protein MRTPKGTSSGSTEPESRDPSERSMPYGVYLSAAGAQAQNHRLQQISHNLANVDTPGFKPSETILQARFSELIEEGMVSPGLGGADDIGGGVTIQPEQTQFGIGAIRTTGRETDFALHDKKSFFVLQRGDEQLLTRAGDFLFDSTGTMVNSGGDAVLGKDGRPIQIDPRRPFTVGAEGTINQAGATQQLMLAQPASYGDLANVGGNLFRPLAEFSLAADSDRNVVAGSLEQSAVSPTGTMMEMIETSRAYEANIQMIKNQDSVLGSLIGRVLQS from the coding sequence TTGCGTACCCCCAAAGGAACGTCGAGCGGTTCGACGGAACCGGAGTCACGCGATCCAAGCGAGCGGTCCATGCCCTACGGAGTTTATCTGTCAGCAGCGGGTGCGCAGGCACAAAACCACCGACTGCAACAGATCAGCCACAACCTTGCCAATGTCGACACGCCGGGTTTCAAACCCAGCGAAACGATCTTGCAGGCACGGTTCTCGGAGCTGATCGAAGAAGGCATGGTGTCACCCGGTCTCGGGGGCGCTGATGACATCGGCGGTGGCGTGACCATCCAGCCCGAACAGACTCAGTTCGGCATCGGAGCGATTCGGACAACCGGACGCGAAACCGACTTTGCGTTGCACGACAAGAAGAGTTTCTTTGTCCTGCAGCGTGGCGACGAACAACTGCTCACCCGAGCCGGCGACTTCCTGTTCGATTCCACCGGCACGATGGTCAATTCCGGTGGCGACGCGGTGCTCGGAAAAGACGGCCGGCCAATTCAAATCGATCCCCGACGTCCGTTCACCGTCGGCGCGGAAGGCACCATCAACCAAGCCGGTGCGACTCAGCAACTGATGCTTGCGCAACCAGCCAGCTACGGCGATCTAGCCAACGTCGGTGGCAACCTGTTCCGCCCCTTGGCTGAATTCAGCTTGGCTGCCGATAGCGATCGCAATGTTGTCGCTGGTTCTCTCGAACAATCCGCCGTCAGTCCCACGGGAACGATGATGGAAATGATTGAAACGTCCCGTGCCTACGAAGCCAACATCCAAATGATCAAGAACCAAGACAGCGTGCTGGGTTCCCTGATCGGTCGCGTCCTACAGAGCTAA
- a CDS encoding asparagine synthase-related protein: MNAPPVIERIVNLLDPNGDILLGTTREAAEAAVRSGDAEAVGKIRGQFAILQAEGKTVHMARSIGRPMRYFLAKRAAGPCLIVAERIDEIFEQLRAEGLEDQFHPSYTRMVPAHHVMKLQLTGCPDPNPTLHRFFDPRSNTLPASIEEIGTRYIERLVGACSDWINTIENDAPIGVMFSGGIDSGAVLIAMIHALKQSGQTPQRLKAFVLSVKENAHSRETDFAQASEFLEAIGMPMLLEVISVEKSHIDWRSAIEVTEDYKPLDIQSATMGLALCQGIRDRYPDWKYLVDGDGGDENFKDYPIEENPELTIRSVLNNQMLYQEGWGVDAVKHSLVYSGGQSRGHVRTSAPARRLGFHGFSPMALPEVIEVAEGTPFIEMTDWDHEKLYALKGQIVGAGVQSVTGMQMPVNPKRRFQHGAGGKDAFDALFPVEETEYRQYFSDAFATDKLAERLPAE, from the coding sequence ATGAACGCGCCTCCGGTCATCGAACGCATCGTCAACCTGCTGGACCCCAACGGCGACATCCTGTTGGGCACCACTCGTGAAGCGGCCGAGGCTGCGGTGCGTAGCGGAGACGCCGAAGCGGTCGGAAAGATCCGAGGTCAATTCGCTATTCTGCAAGCCGAGGGCAAGACCGTTCACATGGCTCGTTCGATCGGACGACCGATGCGATACTTCCTCGCCAAGCGGGCGGCGGGACCTTGCTTGATCGTGGCCGAGCGAATCGATGAAATCTTCGAACAACTTCGAGCAGAAGGGTTGGAGGATCAGTTCCATCCTTCGTACACGCGAATGGTGCCGGCTCATCACGTGATGAAGTTGCAACTGACTGGTTGCCCGGATCCCAATCCGACGCTGCATCGGTTCTTTGACCCGCGATCGAACACGCTTCCCGCCAGTATCGAAGAGATCGGCACCCGGTACATCGAAAGACTGGTCGGTGCGTGCTCGGACTGGATCAATACGATCGAGAACGACGCACCGATCGGCGTCATGTTCAGCGGCGGCATCGACAGCGGAGCCGTTCTGATCGCGATGATCCATGCTCTAAAACAGTCCGGGCAGACGCCTCAACGATTGAAAGCGTTCGTGTTGTCGGTGAAAGAAAACGCTCACTCTCGCGAGACGGACTTTGCGCAAGCCAGCGAATTTTTGGAAGCGATCGGAATGCCGATGCTGCTGGAAGTCATCTCGGTCGAGAAGTCTCACATCGATTGGCGGTCCGCGATCGAAGTCACCGAAGACTACAAACCACTGGACATCCAAAGTGCCACGATGGGCTTGGCATTGTGCCAAGGCATTCGTGATCGCTATCCGGACTGGAAATACTTGGTTGATGGCGACGGCGGTGACGAGAACTTCAAGGACTATCCGATTGAAGAGAATCCCGAACTAACGATTCGAAGCGTTCTGAACAATCAGATGCTCTACCAAGAAGGTTGGGGCGTCGATGCGGTGAAACATTCGCTCGTGTACAGCGGCGGCCAGAGTCGCGGGCATGTCCGCACGAGTGCTCCAGCACGTCGGTTGGGCTTTCACGGCTTCAGTCCGATGGCATTGCCCGAGGTGATTGAGGTTGCCGAAGGAACGCCATTCATCGAGATGACCGATTGGGACCACGAGAAACTGTACGCACTGAAGGGCCAAATCGTGGGGGCCGGCGTGCAGTCGGTCACCGGGATGCAGATGCCAGTCAATCCAAAGCGTCGCTTCCAGCATGGAGCGGGAGGCAAAGATGCCTTCGACGCTTTGTTCCCTGTCGAAGAAACCGAGTACCGTCAGTATTTCAGCGATGCGTTCGCGACGGACAAGCTCGCCGAACGACTGCCCGCAGAATGA
- the infC gene encoding translation initiation factor IF-3 encodes MALARRNVQPENRDSTRINAQIRITPVRVVSEEGEQLGIIPTEQALERARDAGLDLVEVAPGERPPVCRIMDYGKFKYDKNKKKNSGSSHTKTKEIRLRPKTGDEDIRTKVRQAEKFLEHKDKVQVSVLFRGREMAHIEEGRKVMEQVIEILSEVGKVETKPQQHGRRMICMIAPK; translated from the coding sequence GTGGCATTGGCACGCAGAAACGTACAACCGGAAAATCGCGATTCAACTCGCATCAACGCCCAAATCCGCATCACGCCCGTGCGTGTTGTCAGCGAAGAGGGGGAACAACTCGGAATCATCCCAACCGAACAGGCTCTCGAGCGTGCTCGCGATGCAGGGTTGGATTTGGTGGAAGTGGCCCCCGGAGAGCGCCCGCCGGTTTGTCGAATCATGGATTACGGCAAATTCAAGTACGACAAAAACAAGAAAAAGAACAGCGGTTCTTCTCACACCAAGACCAAAGAAATCCGCTTGCGACCCAAAACCGGTGACGAAGACATTCGCACCAAGGTTCGCCAAGCTGAGAAGTTCTTGGAACACAAGGACAAGGTCCAAGTCAGCGTTCTCTTCCGTGGCCGCGAAATGGCTCACATCGAGGAAGGTCGCAAAGTCATGGAACAGGTCATCGAGATCTTGAGCGAAGTGGGCAAGGTGGAAACCAAGCCTCAACAGCACGGTCGACGAATGATCTGCATGATCGCACCGAAGTAA
- a CDS encoding phosphoribosylaminoimidazolesuccinocarboxamide synthase, with translation MNDTYQFDAAGALLSTELPFPRRQGKVRDVYDLGDQLLIVSSDRISAFDYILPTGIPDKGRLLTAMSRFWFEQMDAGRIGQNVGSASDDDSSTSRSISHHLISTDVPEEVAAKVDPKPLEGRVMVTRKASVVPFECVVRGYLEGSGWKEYQATGEVCGVALPAGLKQCDQLSEAIFTPATKAEEGHDENVSYEVMSESLGEEQSSQLRLMSLTIYQDASKIAAERGLLIADTKFEFGIVDGELMLIDEVLTPDSSRFWAADEYEPGHSQRSFDKQFVREYLQESDWDRNSPPPPLPDSIARQTADRYREGYERLVGKAFA, from the coding sequence ATGAATGACACCTATCAATTCGATGCCGCTGGGGCTCTCCTGAGCACCGAACTGCCGTTCCCACGCCGCCAAGGCAAAGTTCGCGACGTGTACGATCTGGGTGATCAGTTGCTGATCGTCAGCAGCGATCGCATCAGCGCGTTCGACTACATCTTGCCCACCGGAATCCCCGACAAAGGTCGCTTGCTGACCGCGATGAGCCGGTTCTGGTTCGAGCAAATGGATGCCGGGCGAATCGGTCAAAATGTTGGCTCTGCTAGCGATGACGACTCGAGCACTTCTCGATCGATCTCGCATCACTTGATCAGCACAGACGTCCCAGAAGAGGTCGCCGCGAAAGTTGACCCGAAGCCTCTCGAAGGTCGCGTCATGGTGACCCGAAAAGCCTCGGTGGTTCCCTTTGAATGTGTCGTGCGAGGTTACCTCGAAGGCAGCGGCTGGAAAGAGTATCAAGCGACCGGCGAAGTTTGTGGTGTTGCGTTACCGGCTGGATTGAAGCAGTGCGACCAGCTCAGCGAGGCGATCTTCACGCCAGCGACCAAGGCCGAGGAGGGTCACGACGAAAACGTTTCCTACGAGGTCATGAGCGAATCGCTCGGCGAGGAACAATCAAGTCAACTGCGGCTGATGAGCCTTACGATCTATCAAGATGCGTCCAAGATTGCGGCCGAGCGTGGGCTGCTGATCGCGGACACCAAATTTGAGTTTGGCATCGTCGATGGCGAGTTGATGTTGATCGATGAAGTCCTGACGCCGGATAGCTCTCGGTTCTGGGCGGCCGACGAGTACGAACCTGGGCACTCGCAACGATCGTTCGACAAACAATTTGTCCGCGAGTACTTGCAAGAGTCGGACTGGGATCGAAACAGTCCTCCGCCACCGCTGCCGGATTCGATCGCTCGCCAAACCGCGGATCGTTATCGTGAAGGGTACGAACGCTTGGTTGGCAAAGCCTTCGCTTGA
- a CDS encoding GGDEF domain-containing protein has protein sequence MLLDIIIAASCGGAGMTCGWVMHALYNQGQASDSPTPQPSASSANLQSSENASPAGEDIEPIEEGPDAEKVMAVADRVRQFTHSIAADVDAHQSRVENLSTTLHESDLSNSPPAIVDAVDQMIAANEVMRNQLAEAQARIREQSQQLQSAEQKAQTDALTQIFNRGAFDEHLLRRHALGPARAGVLAVLDVDHFKKFNDTHGHRAGDEVLRVVSQLLDARLQPHGMVARFGGEEFVMMLHDTTLAEAVELIEQTRVAIGTREVRFEGKCLKVNASVGIGALEPQQTPENWLQRVDEALYRSKEVGRDCAHYIDQQRFVRAGEPLAETTAEIPAEQPAVEAKSSEAIPVKPISSSSDSLEKPTIAPRAQEEELATEVEALARDTRSSVELEQAPEPRAVVEDKATEAPEVVEEVQEILEEPASERPKALSYLPDLATMVDYVEEMQTSPNRAKAANQLMSVRLSGKPSGATMRSLLQLVRAATRNQDHIGCLDQSTLVICMPHLEADDVLERAHQICGAAGSIGVSLAAAEKSSDGEKLSVGILQIAPSVKSMSAYEKSLKQVCAIAGLAARQSGQDNQMPVLSHQMATS, from the coding sequence GTGCTTCTCGATATCATCATTGCAGCCAGCTGCGGCGGCGCCGGAATGACTTGCGGCTGGGTGATGCATGCTCTTTACAACCAAGGGCAAGCGTCTGACTCACCAACTCCGCAACCATCCGCTTCCTCGGCCAATTTGCAATCTTCCGAGAATGCATCGCCAGCTGGCGAAGACATCGAACCAATCGAAGAAGGCCCAGACGCCGAGAAGGTGATGGCGGTTGCTGATCGTGTTCGACAGTTCACGCATTCCATCGCTGCCGACGTCGACGCTCATCAGAGTCGCGTTGAAAACTTGAGCACGACGCTGCACGAGAGTGACCTGTCCAATTCTCCGCCCGCGATCGTCGACGCTGTCGACCAAATGATTGCGGCCAACGAGGTCATGCGAAATCAGTTGGCCGAAGCCCAAGCCAGAATTCGCGAGCAATCGCAACAACTGCAATCGGCCGAGCAAAAGGCTCAAACCGATGCACTGACACAAATTTTCAATCGCGGTGCCTTCGACGAGCACTTGCTACGACGTCATGCACTCGGCCCGGCTCGGGCTGGCGTGTTGGCCGTTCTCGATGTCGACCACTTCAAGAAGTTCAACGACACCCATGGCCACCGCGCGGGCGACGAGGTGCTGCGAGTCGTTTCGCAGTTGCTGGACGCACGCTTGCAGCCACACGGCATGGTCGCTCGCTTTGGCGGGGAAGAGTTCGTGATGATGCTGCACGACACGACACTGGCGGAAGCTGTTGAATTGATCGAGCAAACGCGGGTCGCCATCGGAACACGCGAAGTTCGCTTCGAAGGCAAGTGCCTGAAAGTCAACGCCAGCGTCGGTATTGGTGCACTTGAGCCACAGCAAACTCCTGAAAATTGGTTGCAACGCGTCGACGAGGCTCTGTATCGATCCAAGGAAGTCGGCCGAGACTGTGCCCACTACATCGACCAACAACGATTCGTTCGAGCTGGTGAACCCCTAGCCGAAACCACCGCTGAGATTCCTGCCGAACAACCCGCCGTCGAGGCAAAGTCATCGGAAGCCATTCCGGTCAAACCTATCTCGTCCAGTTCGGACTCGCTTGAAAAACCAACCATTGCTCCCCGAGCCCAGGAAGAAGAATTGGCAACGGAAGTGGAAGCGTTGGCCCGAGACACTCGATCATCCGTCGAGCTGGAACAGGCACCCGAGCCACGAGCGGTGGTCGAAGACAAAGCCACGGAAGCTCCCGAAGTGGTGGAGGAGGTCCAAGAGATTCTCGAGGAACCTGCCAGCGAACGGCCCAAGGCCCTGAGCTACCTTCCCGATTTGGCGACGATGGTCGATTACGTCGAGGAAATGCAAACCTCGCCGAATCGTGCCAAGGCAGCCAACCAATTGATGAGCGTTCGCCTGTCGGGCAAACCCAGCGGGGCGACCATGCGTTCGTTGTTGCAATTGGTCCGTGCCGCGACGCGAAATCAAGACCACATCGGTTGCTTGGACCAATCGACCCTGGTGATCTGCATGCCTCATTTGGAAGCCGACGATGTGCTCGAACGAGCCCACCAAATTTGCGGTGCGGCCGGTTCGATCGGCGTCTCACTGGCGGCAGCTGAGAAGTCCAGCGATGGCGAAAAGCTATCGGTCGGCATCTTGCAGATCGCTCCCTCGGTCAAGTCCATGTCGGCCTACGAAAAGTCGCTGAAGCAAGTTTGTGCGATCGCGGGATTGGCGGCTCGCCAGAGTGGTCAAGACAACCAGATGCCTGTGCTGTCGCACCAAATGGCGACTTCCTGA
- the flgG gene encoding flagellar basal-body rod protein FlgG, with the protein MSVQTLYTAATGMEAMQTKLDVIANNLANINTTGFKKDRANFEDLLYRTEVYPGVQDATQTPTAVGTQVGLGVRVTSTQTDQRQGTLQQTGRDLDVAIQGGGYFRVVDPSSQDTMYTRAGNLDINANGELVMGSAQVGRLLDPPITIPPDATAVVINSNGEVMVRQPGQTELTNQGQIQLANFINPDGLLKNGENLYSETDASGPEQINNPGTDGMGVLRQGNLEASNVEPVQELIDLITTQRAFELNSQAVQAGDQVMQNISQLRRF; encoded by the coding sequence ATGAGTGTTCAAACGCTGTACACCGCCGCCACCGGTATGGAGGCGATGCAGACCAAACTGGACGTGATCGCCAACAACCTGGCCAACATCAACACAACCGGGTTCAAAAAAGACCGCGCCAACTTCGAAGATTTGTTGTATCGAACCGAGGTCTATCCCGGCGTCCAGGACGCCACGCAAACTCCCACCGCGGTCGGCACGCAGGTTGGACTGGGCGTTCGTGTGACCAGCACCCAAACCGATCAACGACAAGGCACGCTGCAGCAAACCGGCCGCGATTTGGATGTCGCGATTCAAGGCGGTGGCTACTTTCGCGTCGTCGATCCATCCAGCCAAGACACGATGTACACGCGTGCGGGCAACCTGGACATCAATGCCAACGGCGAATTGGTGATGGGTTCGGCGCAGGTCGGCCGTCTGCTCGATCCACCAATCACAATCCCGCCCGATGCCACCGCCGTTGTCATCAACAGCAACGGGGAAGTCATGGTGCGGCAACCGGGGCAAACGGAACTGACCAACCAAGGCCAGATCCAGCTCGCCAATTTCATCAACCCAGACGGATTGCTGAAGAACGGCGAGAACCTGTACTCGGAAACGGACGCATCCGGTCCCGAACAAATCAACAACCCAGGAACAGACGGCATGGGTGTGCTTCGTCAAGGAAACTTGGAAGCATCCAACGTTGAACCAGTTCAAGAACTGATCGATCTGATCACGACCCAGCGGGCATTCGAACTGAACAGCCAAGCGGTCCAGGCCGGCGATCAAGTCATGCAAAACATCTCTCAACTTCGACGGTTCTAA
- the flgA gene encoding flagellar basal body P-ring formation chaperone FlgA, which translates to MVPNSNTLLRSAFTKGWIFACATACSIFLSLHSPAQTPGDADSIANDAMRTPFYGVDPKFNRNPTPRVSPTSMRTSGQPKGPHSQTIDADTRWQFSAVENATTGSPIIRLRDVVRPLQSNFAAWPRLADATVGLMPLDGSPAKISRDRLADLIVGGQATASRIKIYGDETIVVHAVKESIALANANAQAISSQPISAQSSAAQSSAAQSSATHPASMQADSVDATYVAHAMLDEPSNFTFTQNTATSPKDDLDFETRERLDHWVHLGLQNQYRDLVDAFDYESSFVSHEVGQLTEMQGIRDMRFLDAMPNWSADDPKPITCRLKIDARSRTNECEGIVRVTFTPKPAVVVARRPLQRGHRVGPGDVHFQPSPVVELSGDRVMDVDEIMGMEVVGLIRSGVPLRPSDFAAPRLVRRGDLVEVQVSGGGIRVTTTAKALGDGAQNELIEIETLSPKRRLLAKVVEPSVVEIVTQPNRVLANKPTRKWQPQP; encoded by the coding sequence ATGGTTCCGAATTCGAATACGCTCCTTCGATCCGCCTTCACCAAAGGGTGGATCTTCGCATGCGCGACGGCGTGCTCGATTTTTCTCTCACTTCATTCGCCAGCACAAACGCCTGGCGATGCCGACTCCATCGCGAACGACGCGATGCGAACGCCGTTCTATGGAGTCGATCCAAAGTTCAATCGCAATCCCACGCCAAGGGTTTCGCCCACGTCGATGCGAACATCGGGTCAGCCCAAGGGTCCTCACAGTCAAACGATCGACGCGGACACTCGTTGGCAATTTTCAGCAGTTGAAAATGCCACCACCGGTTCACCAATCATTCGTCTTCGTGACGTTGTTCGCCCATTGCAATCCAACTTTGCAGCATGGCCGCGTTTGGCCGATGCGACCGTTGGGTTGATGCCACTGGATGGTTCTCCCGCCAAGATCTCACGCGATCGATTGGCGGACCTCATCGTCGGCGGCCAAGCCACGGCGAGCCGGATCAAAATCTACGGTGACGAAACCATCGTTGTGCACGCGGTCAAGGAATCAATCGCATTGGCAAACGCCAACGCTCAGGCGATATCTTCTCAACCGATATCGGCCCAGTCATCCGCGGCCCAGTCATCCGCGGCCCAGTCATCCGCAACACATCCCGCGTCAATGCAGGCGGATTCGGTCGATGCAACGTACGTCGCACACGCGATGCTTGACGAACCCTCGAATTTTACCTTCACACAAAACACTGCGACGTCGCCCAAAGACGACTTGGATTTCGAAACGCGAGAGCGTCTCGATCACTGGGTCCATTTGGGTCTCCAAAATCAGTACCGCGATTTGGTCGACGCCTTTGACTACGAGTCCTCCTTTGTTTCGCATGAAGTGGGACAGCTGACTGAAATGCAAGGCATTCGGGACATGCGATTCCTCGATGCGATGCCCAATTGGTCAGCGGACGACCCGAAACCGATCACATGTCGATTGAAGATTGACGCGAGATCCCGGACCAATGAGTGCGAAGGCATTGTGCGAGTGACATTCACTCCCAAGCCTGCTGTCGTTGTTGCTCGACGTCCACTGCAACGAGGCCACCGTGTCGGCCCCGGTGACGTTCACTTTCAGCCGTCACCCGTTGTGGAATTGTCCGGTGACCGTGTCATGGATGTGGACGAAATCATGGGAATGGAAGTCGTCGGACTGATCCGTTCCGGCGTGCCACTTCGGCCCAGCGACTTTGCCGCGCCACGATTGGTTCGCCGAGGTGACTTGGTCGAGGTTCAGGTCTCAGGCGGAGGCATCCGTGTGACGACCACCGCAAAAGCGTTGGGGGACGGTGCCCAAAACGAATTGATCGAAATTGAAACGCTGTCACCCAAACGACGTTTGCTGGCCAAAGTCGTGGAACCATCGGTCGTCGAGATCGTGACACAACCCAACCGCGTTCTCGCGAACAAACCCACTCGCAAATGGCAACCGCAACCATGA
- a CDS encoding flagellar basal body L-ring protein FlgH: MTSVTRSFAAIAMSLMLTSSFASAQNSSLLHATPPWMPNAPARSPGPVVPVNNLQQRSVPGVGPDAAVMPPEFLPPGMAERVPTGQYPDDANEPNSMEAAPTYDNSPPPAVGLAGVSWTYQPAPPMRAFRVQDIVTIRVDEIARMMAEGDTEKRRVSLFQATLSEWIKLGSGGLIPDPQEDGDPTVDAQTTANSRAEASVESRESMSFNIAARIVDIRPNGNLVVEARKQYRVNDNLWETSLSGICRAQDIGPDNVVLSRDLIDLEINKQDQGQLRDGYRRGWFQRAFDRLKPF, encoded by the coding sequence ATGACGTCCGTGACTCGTTCGTTCGCCGCCATCGCGATGTCGTTGATGCTGACCAGCAGCTTCGCCAGCGCTCAGAACTCGTCGTTGCTGCATGCCACACCGCCGTGGATGCCCAACGCACCTGCGCGGTCGCCCGGCCCCGTGGTTCCTGTCAACAATCTTCAACAGCGTTCGGTTCCCGGTGTGGGCCCCGACGCTGCTGTCATGCCACCCGAATTTCTTCCGCCGGGAATGGCAGAGCGTGTACCCACGGGTCAGTATCCCGACGACGCAAACGAACCCAATTCAATGGAAGCGGCGCCCACCTACGACAACTCACCACCGCCGGCGGTTGGTTTGGCAGGAGTGAGCTGGACGTATCAGCCCGCGCCGCCAATGCGAGCCTTTCGCGTTCAAGATATCGTCACCATCCGTGTCGACGAAATTGCCCGAATGATGGCGGAAGGCGACACAGAGAAACGTCGTGTGTCGTTGTTTCAAGCCACACTGTCAGAATGGATCAAACTCGGCAGCGGCGGATTGATCCCTGATCCACAAGAAGATGGCGATCCAACCGTCGACGCCCAAACCACCGCCAACTCGCGAGCCGAAGCGTCGGTCGAGTCTCGCGAATCGATGTCGTTCAACATCGCGGCTCGTATCGTCGACATCCGACCAAATGGCAACTTGGTCGTGGAAGCTCGCAAGCAATATCGCGTCAACGACAACCTTTGGGAAACGTCGCTGTCCGGTATCTGTCGTGCTCAAGACATCGGCCCCGACAACGTCGTGCTGAGCCGCGATTTAATCGACCTCGAAATTAACAAACAAGACCAGGGCCAGTTGCGAGACGGATACCGTCGCGGATGGTTCCAACGTGCCTTCGATCGTTTGAAACCATTCTGA
- a CDS encoding rod-binding protein: protein MSPLSSSRLSSLQATSLPMPHSGEARANLDALSKSKTIGSDTKEEEPLKEAFGDFVGQTLFGSMLSTMRESVGKPAYFHGGRTEEVFQQQMDQHLVEAMSEASSETIAEPMYQLFQMQRRA, encoded by the coding sequence ATGTCACCACTTTCTTCATCCCGACTGTCGTCATTGCAAGCAACGTCTTTGCCGATGCCGCACAGTGGCGAGGCAAGAGCCAATTTGGATGCACTATCCAAATCAAAAACGATTGGTTCGGACACCAAAGAGGAAGAGCCACTGAAGGAAGCCTTCGGTGACTTCGTCGGGCAAACCTTGTTCGGAAGCATGCTGTCGACGATGCGTGAATCAGTCGGCAAGCCCGCCTACTTCCATGGCGGACGCACCGAGGAAGTGTTCCAGCAACAAATGGATCAACACCTCGTCGAAGCCATGTCAGAAGCATCGTCCGAAACAATCGCCGAACCCATGTACCAACTATTCCAAATGCAACGTCGTGCCTAA
- a CDS encoding flagellar basal body P-ring protein FlgI: MNSHRMLRTTVFLTAILWAALCSLPSVMAGGLKLGDLCRLKGQETNTLQGLGLVVGLQGTGDGDAAPKGRALARMMQLMGGPMAVDAAGRLNIEEVGDAKNVAMVFVSATIPTVGAQQGDVLDVTINAISAKSLAGGYLMLTPMLGPRADNPTVYGMAEGRVTVSPDSQPTSATIQGGLKMETSVRASYVQNNRITLVIDRDFADFNTAQRIEDEVNSLTSLTMGDRSVSRLASPNRKTSDGNRESAHARAIDQLHVEVTVPPLYRDNPIKFIAFLLDIPIQLANRSKRVVINEADGVVVIGEDVEIAPVLVTHRNLRIEAGGGGRFVEIGPDGTPSAAKLKSLADALGALDVPTEDLIAIIKTLKAKGDLYGEVIFR, translated from the coding sequence ATGAACAGCCACCGCATGCTTCGAACGACCGTTTTCCTGACCGCGATTCTGTGGGCTGCCCTATGCAGCTTGCCATCGGTGATGGCTGGCGGATTGAAACTCGGTGACCTATGTCGCTTGAAGGGGCAGGAAACCAACACGCTGCAAGGCCTGGGCTTGGTGGTCGGTCTTCAAGGGACCGGCGATGGCGATGCTGCACCCAAAGGTCGTGCTCTCGCTCGGATGATGCAGTTGATGGGCGGCCCGATGGCGGTGGACGCCGCTGGACGATTGAACATCGAAGAAGTTGGCGACGCAAAGAACGTCGCGATGGTTTTTGTCAGCGCCACAATTCCGACTGTCGGAGCTCAGCAAGGCGATGTGTTGGACGTGACCATCAACGCGATCAGTGCCAAAAGCCTGGCCGGCGGATACCTGATGCTTACCCCCATGCTCGGTCCGCGAGCTGACAACCCAACCGTGTACGGGATGGCAGAAGGACGCGTCACCGTCTCGCCTGACTCGCAACCGACTTCGGCGACGATTCAAGGTGGGCTGAAGATGGAAACTTCCGTTCGAGCTTCTTACGTTCAAAATAACCGAATCACGCTGGTCATCGATCGAGACTTTGCGGATTTCAACACCGCTCAACGAATCGAAGACGAAGTCAACAGTCTGACCTCGCTGACAATGGGCGATCGCAGCGTTTCGCGATTGGCAAGCCCCAACCGAAAGACCAGCGATGGAAACCGCGAATCGGCGCATGCTCGAGCCATCGACCAATTGCATGTCGAAGTCACCGTGCCGCCACTGTATCGCGACAACCCAATCAAATTCATTGCGTTCTTGCTGGACATCCCGATTCAATTGGCCAACCGCAGCAAACGCGTTGTGATCAACGAAGCCGACGGCGTGGTCGTGATCGGCGAAGACGTCGAGATCGCACCGGTTTTGGTCACTCACCGAAATCTTCGAATCGAAGCCGGTGGTGGAGGCCGATTTGTTGAGATCGGTCCCGATGGAACTCCATCCGCGGCCAAGCTGAAAAGTTTGGCGGATGCACTGGGCGCATTAGATGTGCCGACGGAAGACTTGATTGCCATCATCAAGACCTTGAAAGCGAAAGGTGACTTGTACGGCGAAGTCATTTTTCGGTAG